From Penicillium digitatum chromosome 5, complete sequence, one genomic window encodes:
- a CDS encoding Short-chain dehydrogenase/reductase SDR: MTSNILILGATRGLGASLRTLYSVKTATHVFATSRSSNPEPSPGVTWLTGIDISQPDVGQKLVSQLPSTKLSTVIVQMYTTSAIGPVFVVHNLVKAGLLDQGSKVILLSSESGSITLRHEKEGGGNFGHHASKAALNMVGKLLSLDLKPKGIAVGLVHPGFMRTEMTKSVGFDKYWDAGGAVTPDEAARTLATFIEGFDLGKTGEFWAPGGPGDIGTAGDVLGKNLPTPLQLPW, encoded by the exons ATGACCAGCAACATCCTCATCCTAGGTGCCACTCGAGGACTGGGTGCCTCTCTGCGgacattgtactccgtaaagaCAGCGACCCATGTGTTTGCAACTTCCCGATCCTCCAACCCAGAGCCAAGCCCAGGTGTCACCTGGCTGACAGGAATTGATATCTCTCAACCAGATGTGGGCCAAAAGCTTGTTTCGCAGCTTCcatctacaaagctctcaaCAGTCATT GTTCAAATGTATACGACCTCTGCGATTGGGCCTGTCTTTGTGGTGCATAATCTTGTTAAGGCCGGGTTGTTAGACCAGGGGAGTAAAGTGATTCTCCTCAGCAGCGAGAGCGGCAGCATCACATTGCGTCACGAGAAGGAAGGCGGGGGTAACTTTGGCCACCATGCCAGTAAGGCTGCTTTGAATATGGTCGGGAAGCTGTTAAGTCTGGACTTGAAGCCGAAGGGGATTGCAGTTGGTCTAGTGCACCCTGGATTCATGCGGACGGAGATGACAAAGAGCGTTGGATTCGATAAGTATTGGGATGCAGGTGGAG CTGTGACGCCAGATGAAGCAGCAAGAACACTTGCAACTTTCATTGAAGGATTCGACCTTGGCAAAACTGGAGAATTCTGGGCGCCAGGAGGACCGGG AGACATTGGCACTGCAGGAGATGTTCTTGGAAAGAACCTGCCAACTCCTTTACAGCTTCCTTGGTAG
- a CDS encoding Flavin-binding monooxygenase, putative, with protein MTIVQSPEVALPLSKIGPTSESIKGPSDVDAPTIVTVNNLNKLSKKIEPVRFELEEHPVDVVRPIKVGIIGAGLAGITAGVLLPEKLPGLDLRIYEKNADVGGTWFENTYPGVRCDIPAHVYQSSISPNTQWTEEFAQGEEIKEYWQSVARKHNVYQYLRVRQKVQKAEWQPKKGKWNVTVEHVDGSKIYEEELDVVINAIGHFNAWKLPDYEGINSYEGQLFHSSNWNPSIDLKGKRIALIGNGASGLQVLPSIQPFASHVDHYARNPTWIADSFSSGNVGIRRLEPNFFSETQLEIWKDPKAYLEYRRDVEKGYFQRFEAIFKDTSENNELREKWTALMLQRVAGKPELAEKIIPDFPPACRRPTPGPGYLEALSKENVDYIQTRIKRFTEKGIVTEDGVEREVDITICATGANVDHAPPFSIIADGVDLKQAWKQDGKFGFPYSYLGFATPGFPNLLWLGGPYASGHSGTVPNNIENQVTYIAKVLRKIRTQGIQSIVPSKQATDDFVEYCDQFYPRTVWSANCSSWYNGGNPGSRIHGLFPGSASHSNYVRRDPRWEDWEYTHVNPSGNRFAYFGNGWTSKELTPDAELTPHLRLPEEINLKTHMEGWWDV; from the exons ATGACTATTGTACAATCCCCCGAGGTGGCTCTTCCTTTGTCGAAGATCGGGCCTACCTCAGAATCAATCAAGGGTCCTTCGGACGTGGATGCACCAACCATTGTAACGGTGAATAATCTCAACAAACTATCAAAGAAGATTGAGCCTGTCCGATTTGAACTAGAGGAGCACCCGGTTGATGTGGTGCGACCCATCAAGGTTGGTATTATCGGTGCGGGTCTTGCAGGGATTACCGCGGGCGTGTTGCTCCCTGAAAAACTGCCAGGACTTGATCTTCGAATCTATGAGAAGAATGCGGATGTG GGAGGCACATG GTTCGAGAACACATACCCCGGGGTTCGCTGCGATATCCCTGCACATGTATATCAATCCAGCATCTCGCCTAATACCCAATGGACGGAAGAATTCGCCCAGGGAGAGGAAATCAAAGAATACTGGCAGAGTGTTGCACGGAAGCACAATGTGTACCAGTACCTCCGTGTGAGGCAAAAAGTGCAGAAGGCCGAATGGCAGCCCAAGAAAGGGAAGTGGAATGTCACTGTGGAGCATGTGGATGGCTCGAAG ATCTATGAAGAAGAGCTCGACGTGGTAATCAACGCCATAGGTCATTTCAATGCCTGGAAGCTACCCGACTATGAAGGAATAAACAGTTACGAGGGACAACTGTTTCACTCCTCTAACTGGAATCCAAGCATCGATTTGAAAGGCAAGCGAATTGCTCTCATCGGAAACGGCGCTTCCGGCTTGCAGGTCCTGCCATCTATTCAGCCATTCGCTAGCCACGTTGACCATTACGCTCGGAATCCGACTTGGATCGCAGATTCATTCAGCAGCGGAAACGTTGGTATCCGTCGACTGGAGCCCAATTTCTTCTCCGAGACACAGCTAGAGATATGGAAAGATCCCAAGGCGTATCTGGAATACCGAAGGGATGTCGAAAAGGGATATTTCCAGCGCTTTGAGGCAATCTTCAAAGACACGTCTGAAAATAACGAACTGCGTGAGAAATGGACCGCCCTGATGTTGCAGCGTGTTGCAGGGAAGCCGGAATTGGCAGAAAAGATCATCCCAGACTTCCCCCCGGCGTGCCGCCGCCCAACACCAGGACCAGGATATCTAGAGGCCCTATCCAAGGAAAATGTGGACTACATCCAGACGCGCATCAAGCGATTCACCGAGAAAGGTATTGTAACCGAAGACGGCGTGGAGCGAGAAGTGGACATCACGATCTGCGCCACAGGAGCCAACGTCGACCACGCACCCCCATTTTCCATCATCGCCGACGGTGTCGATCTAAAGCAAGCCTGGAAACAAGATGGTAAATTCGGATTCCCGTACTCATACCTTGGCTTTGCAACCCCCGGATTCCCGAACCTCCTCTGGCTTGGCGGACCATATGCCTCGGGACACAGCGGGACAGTGCCAAACAACATCGAGAACCAGGTGACATATATTGCGAAGGTACTACGCAAGATCCGCACGCAGGGTATTCAGTCCATTGTCCCGTCCAAGCAAGCGACCGATGACTTCGTCGAGTACTGCGACCAATTCTACCCGCGCACTGTGTGGTCGGCGAACTGCAGCTCGTGGTATAATGGTGGCAACCCCGGGTCTCGTATTCACGGTCTCTTCCCCGGCAGTGCATCACATTCAAATTATGTGCGCCGAGATCCGCGCTGGGAGGACTGGGAGTATACCCATGTCAATCCAAGTGGGAATCGATTTGCTTACTTTGGTAATGGGTGGACTTCGAAGGAGTTGACTCCTGATGCGGAATTGACGCCTCATTTGAGATTGCCGGAGGAGATTAATTTGAAGACTCACATGGAGGGATGGTGGGATGTTTGA
- a CDS encoding Band 7 protein, translating to MSENGGSTSKDPVTDRRVHQPLVDVQPFRMSDLQPKYAHQINHADDNPDAHGWYAGLIHSLGECIGFFGAIPCCICCPNPFKPVDQGAVGLISRFGRFERSVDPGLVKINPLSEHIITVDVKIQIVEVPRQVCMTKDNVTLNLTSVIYYQVVSPHKTAFGISNVRQALIERTQTTLRHVIGARVLQDVIERREEIAQSTSEIIEEVAAGWGVKVESMLIKDIIFSNDLQDSLSMAAQSKRIGESKVIAARAEVESAKLMRQAADILSSAPAMQIRYLEAMQAMAKTANSKVIFLPGLAPNAPGPSLQTQLNTAENFGEGPSKYGTISQGDTGLQHAFNARVFEDI from the exons ATGTCTGAAAACGGCGGAAGTACCAGCAAAGATCCCGTCACCGATCGTAGAGTACATCAACCTCTGGTCGATGTCCAGCCATTTCGCATGAGCGATCTGCAGCCCAAATACGCGCACCAAATCAACCATGCTGATGATAACCCCGATGCGCATGGCTGGTACGCCGGTTTGA TCCACAGCCTGGGCGAATGTATTGGATTTTTCGGAGCTATTCCCTGCTGCATCTGCTGCCCCAACCCCTTCAAGCCTGTCGATCAGGGTGCAGTCGGGTTGATCTCACGATTTGGACG CTTTGAGCGATCGGTCGATCCTGGTCTGGTCAAGATCAACCCGCTCAGCGAACACATCATCACGGTCGATGTCAAGATTCAAATCGTCGAGGTACCTCGTCAGGTCTGCATGACCAAGGACAATGTCACTCTCAACCTGACCTCCGTCATCTACTACCAAGTGGTTTCTCCCCACAAGACCGCCTTCGGCATCTCGAATGTGCGACAAGCTTTGATCGAGCGCACCCAGACCACACTGCGCCACGTCATCGGTGCGCGGGTGTTGCAAGACGTGATTGAGCGCCGCGAGGAGATCGCCCAGTCGACCTCGGAGATCATCGAGGAGGTAGCAGCCGGGTGGGGAGTGAAGGTCGAGTCGATGTTGATCAAGGACATCATCTTCAGCAACGACCTGCAAGACTCGCTCTCGATGGCGGCGCAGTCCAAGCGTATCGGTGAAAGCAAAGTCATTGCTGCGCGCGCCGAGGTCGAATCCGCCAAGTTGATGCGTCAGGCTGCCGATATCCTGTCCTCTGCTCCGGCTATGCAGATCCGCTACCTCGAAGCGATGCAGGCTATGGCTAAGACTGCCAACAGCAAGGTGATTTTCCTGCCTGGACTGGCCCCGAATGCCCCCGGTCCGTCTCTGCAGACGCAGCTCAATACTGCTGAGAATTTTGGGGAAGGCCCCAGCAAGTACGGCACTATCTCTCAGGGTGATACTGGACTCCAGCATGCATTCAATGCCCGCGTTTTCGAAGACATCTAG
- a CDS encoding Winged helix-turn-helix transcription repressor DNA-binding, whose protein sequence is MPSQTEVDTALDAAKSKWSSGNGAEHVQAHASDQLASEADRVICSLDAVESGLFGGNEVERQKVRAAARRLLARVETPLERALGLCFEQPVVFAALQTCIDLGLWRSWTAIGGEKSIDELVAFTTPTVDSNLLRRLFRLLAAFNVVEETAEDRFKPTPFSNAIGDESTNVRASLQTGTYQYLPAGHNLPSYLARISYKEPTDINTNNHSESDPDGLNFFGRLQKSPAYFEAFYGHMEALTARKTPWTQVYDTTKLLEGAKLESGSPFVVDIGGNTGIDIKYVLKKHPDLPAGSLVLQDLPKVIAKLHVDDKISTMVHDFFLPQPVKGSRAYFIHAVLHDWPDDKAKKLLVNTKDAMVKGYSKLLIYDVVLPPTGASSNQATMDVEMMSILSASERTQGTWIKLLTDAGLKIVNFWPDPQQYEMVIEAEIA, encoded by the exons ATGCCATCTCAAACAGAAGTCGATACAGCTCTTGATGCAGCTAAGTCTAAATGGTCTAGCGGTAACGGAGCAGAGCACGTCCAAGCTCATGCATCAGATCAATTGGCGTCGGAAGCTGACAGAGTAATATGTTCCCTTGACGCGGTTGAATCTGGGTTGTTTGGCGGCAACGAAGTCGAACGTCAAAAGGTACGCGCTGCAGCACGTCGTCTACTTGCCAGAGTGGAAACACCACTTGAGCGTGCCTTGGGCCTCTGCTTCGAGCAGCCTGTCGTCTTTGCCGCTCTACAGACATGCATCGATTTGGGCCTTTGGAGATCCTGGACAGCTATTGGGGGTGAGAAGTCTATCGACGAACTCGTCGCATTTACCACTCCCACTGTGGATTCAAACTTGCTAC GCCGACTGTTCCGCTTACTCGCTGCTTTCAATGTGGTTGAGGAGACAGCGGAAGACAGATTCAAACCCACTCCGTTCTCGAATGCTATCGGCGACGAGAGCACCAATGTCCGCGCCTCGCTTCAAACGGG GACGTATCAATACCTTCCCGCGGGCCACAACTTGCCATCTTATCTAGCAAGGATATCTTATAAAGAACCCACGGATATCAATACGAATAACCACTCCGAGAGTGACCCCGACGGCCTTAACTTCTTTGGACGATTGCAGAAAAGCCCCGCTTACTTTGAAGCTTTCTATGGCCACATGGAGGCATTAACAGCACGGAAGACACCGTGGACTCAGGTTTACGATACAACAAAGCTGCTCGAAGGTGCCAAGCTGGAGAGTGGCTCTCCATTCGTGGTGGATATCGGTGGAAATACTGGAATTGATATTAAATACGTCCTTAAAAAACACCCAGATCTTCCTGCTGGATCACTGGTTCTGCAAGATCTCCCAAAGGTGATTGCCAAATTGCACGTTGATGACAAGATCTCAACCATGGTTCATGATTTCTTCTTACCTCAGCCAGTGAAAG GTAGTCGCGCATACTTTATACATGCAGTTCTTCACGATTGGCCAGATGATAAAGCTAAGAAATTGCTTGTGAACACCAAAGATGCAATGGTCAAGGGCTACTCCAAGCTTTTAATCTATGATGTTGTTCTCCCACCCACAGGAGCGAGCAGTAATCAGGCTACAATGGACGTGGAGATGATGTCCATCCTGTCCGCTTCCGAACGAACTCAAGGCACTTGGATAAAACTGTTGACCGATGCTGGTCTTAAAATTGTCAACTTTTGGCCTGACCCTCAACAGTATGAGATGGTCATTGAGGCTGAGATAGCCTAA
- a CDS encoding Xenobiotic compound monooxygenase, DszA family, which yields MSSEKKQLIINAFAMQSPSHLNPGLFRHPTDQGADYKNIKHWIALAKKLEDAKFHAIFFADVLGGYDVYRGPSNLSPTIPAAAQFPINDPLYSVPAMAAATESIGFGVTASTTYDSPYALARRFSTVDHLSNGRIGWNIVTSYLDSAARNFGLDTQVEHNERYRIADEYLDVTYKLWEASWRDGAVSWKQGSESKTQAYADPKAVREINHKGKYFQVPGPHLCEPSPQRTPFILQAGTSTAGKAFAAKHAEAVFVHAQKPELVRPSVDSIRQQAAEIGRNPQHIKVIAGALVIVAETDEEATAKFEELKTYGDREGALALFGGWTGYDLSTYSDDQDFRFVELPAVRSMVNHWASTVPGTEGQKWDKKTIAEYLVLGGNGVKIIGSVKTVADELERWVTVGDVDGFNLSYASLPDTFDDVIRLLLPELQRRGLFWSDYAVKGGTFRENMYGKQGQSRLPDTHPGAKYFWKEGQEVPPYLLEESS from the coding sequence ATGTCTTCCGAAAAGAAACAACTCATTATTAATGCCTTCGCAATGCAATCGCCAAGTCACCTAAATCCGGGTCTATTCCGTCACCCTACAGACCAAGGCGCAGACTACAAAAATATCAAGCACTGGATCGCCCTAGCCAAGAAGCTTGAAGATGCCAAATTCCACGCCATCTTCTTCGCCGACGTCCTCGGAGGCTACGATGTATACAGAGGTCCCTCAAACCTCTCCCCAACAATCCCCGCCGCCGCCCAATTCCCAATCAACGACCCCCTCTACAGTGTCCCCGCCatggcagcagcaacagaATCAATCGGGTTCGGCGTAACTGCCTCAACAACATACGACTCCCCCTATGCTCTGGCAAGACGCTTCTCAACAGTCGACCATCTCAGCAACGGCCGCATCGGCTGGAACATTGTGACTTCCTATCTCGACTCCGCGGCTCGCAACTTCGGTCTCGACACCCAAGTCGAGCACAATGAGCGCTACCGCATTGCCGACGAGTACCTCGACGTCACCTACAAGCTATGGGAGGCGTCCTGGAGAGACGGTGCCGTATCCTGGAAGCAAGGCTCCGAGAGCAAGACACAGGCGTACGCGGATCCAAAAGCTGTTCGTGAAATCAACCACAAGGGGAAATATTTCCAGGTTCCTGGTCCTCATCTCTGTGAgccaagtccccagcgcacGCCGTTTATCCTGCAGGCTGGTACATCGACGGCGGGGAAGGCGTTCGCGGCGAAGCATGCCGAGGCTGTCTTCGTGCATGCGCAGAAACCTGAGCTCGTTCGTCCTTCTGTTGATAGTATCCGCCAGCAGGCTGCGGAGATCGGACGTAATCCGCAGCACATCAAGGTCATCGCGGGTGCGTTGGTGATCGTGGCTGAGACAGACGAGGAAGCGACTGCCAAATTTGAGGAGTTGAAGACGTACGGTGATCGGGAGGGCGCGCTTGCTCTCTTTGGTGGCTGGACTGGATACGATCTGTCGACTTACTCTGATGATCAGGACTTCCGTTTCGTGGAGCTGCCTGCTGTTCGTAGTATGGTGAATCACTGGGCTAGTACGGTTCCCGGCACCGAAGGCCAGAAGTGGGATAAGAAGACCATTGCGGAGTACTTGGTGCTCGGGGGTAATGGTGTCAAAATCATTGGCAGTGTGAAGACGGTGGCTGATGAGCTCGAGCGATGGGTGACGGTTGGCGATGTTGACGGATTCAATCTCAGCTACGCTAGTCTCCCTGATACCTTTGATGATGTTATTCGGTTGCTGCTGCCAGAGTTGCAGCGCCGTGGTCTGTTCTGGTCGGACTATGCTGTCAAGGGTGGAACTTTCCGCGAGAACATGTACGGAAAGCAGGGTCAGTCCAGACTCCCTGATACGCACCCTGGCGCGAAATACTTCTGGAAGGAGGGTCAGGAGGTGCCTCCGTATTTATTGGAGGAATCCAGCTAG